The following proteins come from a genomic window of Nostoc sp. TCL26-01:
- the pseB gene encoding UDP-N-acetylglucosamine 4,6-dehydratase (inverting), producing the protein MFDDKSILITGGTGSFGKQFVKTILNRYQPRKVIVYSRDELKQYEMEQEFNSPVMRYFIGDVRDRDRLHLALRDVDYVVHAAALKQIPAAEYNPMECIKTNIHGANNVIDVALEQGVEKVIALSTDKAVNPINLYGATKLAADKLFVAANNIVGTMKTRFAVVRYGNVVGSRGSVVPFFQKLIQEKATEIPITDPRMTRFWITLQQAVDLVFHSFERMQGGEIFVPKIPSMKITDLAETLAPGVPTRIVGMRPGEKLHEAMFSRESSHLAVEFADHYVIKPTIEYSYSIDYTYNASSEVGIPVAEGFEYSSETNTEWLKGFQLLDMLKR; encoded by the coding sequence ATGTTTGACGATAAATCGATTTTAATTACAGGCGGAACAGGATCATTTGGTAAGCAGTTTGTCAAAACTATTCTCAATAGATATCAGCCACGAAAAGTAATAGTTTACTCACGAGACGAACTAAAACAGTACGAGATGGAACAGGAATTTAATTCGCCAGTCATGCGCTACTTTATTGGAGATGTGCGTGATCGCGATCGTTTACATCTAGCCTTGCGAGATGTCGATTATGTAGTTCATGCTGCTGCGCTTAAACAAATTCCGGCTGCTGAATATAACCCAATGGAATGTATTAAAACGAATATTCATGGAGCCAATAATGTTATTGATGTTGCTTTAGAGCAAGGTGTAGAAAAAGTCATTGCCCTTTCTACAGATAAAGCAGTGAATCCGATTAATCTTTATGGCGCAACTAAGTTAGCTGCTGATAAATTATTTGTTGCCGCCAATAACATTGTTGGTACGATGAAAACCAGATTTGCTGTAGTACGCTACGGAAATGTAGTTGGTTCTAGAGGATCAGTTGTCCCATTTTTTCAAAAACTAATTCAAGAAAAAGCTACAGAAATACCGATTACAGACCCACGCATGACTCGTTTTTGGATTACACTCCAACAGGCGGTAGACTTAGTATTTCATAGCTTTGAAAGAATGCAGGGAGGAGAAATATTTGTTCCTAAAATTCCTTCCATGAAAATTACAGATTTAGCAGAGACACTTGCCCCAGGAGTTCCCACAAGAATTGTGGGAATGAGACCCGGAGAAAAACTACATGAGGCAATGTTTTCTAGGGAATCTTCTCATTTAGCAGTAGAATTTGCTGATCATTATGTAATTAAACCAACTATTGAATATTCCTATTCTATTGATTACACTTATAATGCTTCAAGCGAAGTAGGTATACCAGTTGCTGAGGGATTTGAGTATAGTTCTGAGACAAATACAGAATGGCTAAAAGGTTTTCAACTATTAGATATGCTGAAGCGATGA
- a CDS encoding tetratricopeptide repeat protein, whose protein sequence is MASSGEEYFVARNKKIERKKRLLTIVSVVSFIGSGLFSIATTLKQASQNQHSQSVVVSEKSLLQQQAQGYELVLQREPKNQVALEKLSLVKLQLKDMNGAIAPLEKLVKLHPDRQDYKIVLNQIKKQNDGK, encoded by the coding sequence ATGGCTAGCTCAGGAGAAGAATATTTCGTTGCTCGCAATAAAAAAATAGAACGGAAAAAACGTTTATTAACTATAGTATCCGTTGTTTCGTTTATTGGCTCTGGTCTATTTTCCATAGCTACAACTCTAAAACAGGCTAGCCAAAACCAACACTCGCAATCAGTCGTTGTATCTGAAAAATCTTTGTTACAACAACAAGCTCAAGGTTATGAACTGGTATTACAGCGAGAACCAAAAAATCAAGTGGCGTTAGAAAAACTATCTTTAGTCAAGTTGCAATTAAAAGACATGAATGGTGCTATTGCACCTTTAGAAAAGTTAGTGAAGCTGCACCCAGACAGGCAAGATTATAAAATTGTATTAAATCAAATAAAAAAGCAAAATGATGGCAAATAA
- the pseC gene encoding UDP-4-amino-4,6-dideoxy-N-acetyl-beta-L-altrosamine transaminase has product MAKRFSTIRYAEAMSQYIPYGKQDINQADIDAVIEVLRSDWITQGPAIEKFEKIVAEYCGVKYAVAVSSATAALHIACLASGLGIGDILWTSPNTFVASANCGLYCGAKVDFVDIDTNTYNLSIDELEHKLVRAEQEGCLPKVLVPVHFAGQCCEMERIAALSHQYDFKVIEDASHAIGGKYLGKSIGNCEFSDITVLSFHPVKIITTGEGGMLLTNQDDLYQKLIRLRSHGITRTSDLMQEESHGSWYYQQLELGFNYRITDIQAALGASQMQRLDEFVERRNFLAQRYHQLLQDLPITLPWQHPDTESSWHLYVIRLKLEKINKTHRQVFEGLRQTGIGVNLHYIPVHTQPYYQQLGFKAGNFPEAERYYQEAISIPIYYGLTEPAQDQVVTLLKQTILCN; this is encoded by the coding sequence ATGGCTAAAAGGTTTTCAACTATTAGATATGCTGAAGCGATGAGTCAATATATTCCCTATGGAAAACAGGATATAAATCAAGCCGATATTGACGCTGTTATAGAAGTTTTGCGTTCAGATTGGATCACTCAAGGGCCGGCTATAGAAAAGTTTGAAAAAATAGTTGCAGAATATTGTGGAGTGAAATATGCTGTAGCAGTTTCTAGTGCCACAGCCGCACTACATATAGCTTGTTTAGCATCTGGTTTAGGGATAGGAGATATTCTTTGGACATCACCCAATACTTTTGTCGCCTCAGCTAATTGTGGGCTTTATTGTGGTGCAAAAGTTGATTTTGTCGATATTGATACTAATACTTACAATCTGAGCATAGATGAATTAGAGCATAAATTAGTGAGGGCGGAACAGGAAGGATGTTTACCTAAAGTTTTAGTACCTGTACATTTTGCGGGACAGTGTTGTGAAATGGAGCGAATTGCAGCTTTATCACATCAGTATGATTTCAAAGTTATTGAAGATGCTTCCCATGCGATCGGCGGAAAATATTTAGGAAAATCTATTGGCAACTGTGAATTTTCGGATATAACAGTATTAAGCTTTCACCCAGTCAAGATTATTACTACTGGAGAGGGTGGAATGTTATTAACAAATCAGGATGATCTATATCAAAAGTTAATTAGATTACGCAGTCATGGTATCACTCGTACTTCAGACTTAATGCAGGAAGAATCTCATGGTTCTTGGTACTATCAACAACTAGAATTAGGTTTTAATTATCGGATAACTGATATTCAGGCGGCATTAGGGGCTAGTCAAATGCAACGACTAGATGAGTTTGTAGAACGCCGCAATTTTTTAGCTCAAAGATATCACCAGTTACTACAAGATTTACCTATCACATTACCTTGGCAACATCCAGATACTGAATCTAGTTGGCATCTTTATGTAATTCGACTCAAACTAGAAAAAATAAATAAAACTCACCGCCAAGTATTTGAAGGTTTACGTCAGACTGGTATTGGTGTGAATTTGCACTATATTCCTGTTCATACACAGCCTTATTATCAACAATTAGGGTTTAAAGCTGGCAACTTCCCAGAAGCTGAAAGATACTATCAAGAAGCTATTAGCATTCCCATCTATTATGGTTTAACAGAGCCAGCCCAAGATCAAGTAGTTACTTTACTCAAACAAACAATATTATGTAATTAA
- a CDS encoding aldo/keto reductase — MKLGIGTAQFGLDYGISNQDGKIREEEVEKILNLAVENGIQVLDTALAYGTSEEVLGKMLPLNHKFKIITKTPHFSKSCITYDDAQFLEDSFYKSLRTLNQESIYGLLIHNVNDVFVENGHFLIDKMLDFQKYGLIEKIGVSLYTGEDIDKILERYTIDLIQLPINILDQRLIRSGHLYKLKELGVEIHARSIFLQGLLLMNSEQIPPYFNSIKEQIKDLHNFIISQGLSPLQAAIAFINYLQEIDIVIVGLNNYQHLQEIIDAAQKSILLSLEDFYPFGITDPYILNPTNWRI, encoded by the coding sequence ATGAAACTAGGTATAGGTACAGCACAATTCGGATTAGATTATGGGATTTCCAATCAAGATGGAAAAATACGCGAAGAAGAGGTAGAAAAAATTTTAAATTTAGCTGTTGAAAATGGCATTCAGGTCTTAGATACAGCACTAGCTTATGGAACTAGTGAAGAAGTCCTGGGAAAAATGCTTCCATTGAATCATAAATTTAAAATTATCACTAAGACACCTCACTTTTCTAAGTCTTGTATTACCTATGATGATGCTCAATTTTTGGAGGATAGTTTCTACAAATCACTCCGTACATTAAACCAAGAATCAATCTATGGGTTGTTAATACATAATGTTAATGATGTATTTGTAGAAAATGGGCATTTTTTGATAGATAAGATGCTTGATTTTCAAAAATATGGGCTTATTGAAAAAATCGGAGTTTCTTTATATACAGGAGAAGATATAGATAAAATTTTAGAAAGATATACAATTGATTTAATTCAATTACCTATAAATATATTAGACCAACGTTTGATAAGGAGTGGTCATTTATATAAACTGAAGGAACTAGGTGTAGAAATTCATGCTCGTTCAATATTTCTTCAGGGTTTACTACTGATGAATTCAGAGCAAATACCACCTTATTTTAATAGTATTAAAGAACAGATAAAAGACTTGCATAATTTTATAATCTCACAAGGTCTTTCTCCTCTTCAAGCAGCGATCGCCTTCATTAATTATCTCCAAGAAATAGATATAGTCATCGTCGGCTTAAATAATTATCAACACTTACAGGAAATTATTGATGCGGCACAAAAGAGTATTTTATTAAGTCTAGAAGATTTTTATCCGTTTGGAATTACAGACCCATACATACTAAATCCTACAAATTGGAGGATTTAA
- a CDS encoding FHA domain-containing serine/threonine-protein kinase, translated as MVTLTLLEPQQKTPLKQWCFENSSVIRIGRAADNHVVLTDSLVSRHHLEIRQVDAGDKVALWQVISKGTNGTFLNGVLVIQGQLPENCLLQLAQGGPILQFQVQETTAAIEASSSPEIENFTENSSPEFSYPQGGNLSPTCNHEGNSPQNLFCIHCGQPLTVQHKIRHYQVLRTLGQGGMGTTYLAWDAAGVIAGHPKLLVLKQMNADMAKIAKAQELFEREAYTLKSLNHPGIPKYYDFFVEGGKKYLAMELVHGQDLEKRIYTTGPVTPNQAIAWMIQTCNILDYLHSQEPPLIHRDIKPANLMVRTANNQIAVLDFGAVKEIGTTPGTRIGAEGYCAPEQERGQPLTQSDLYAIGPTLIFLLTGENPFKFYRQKGRGFRFDVSKVPTMTPQLTEVIDRVTEPLPRDRYQSAQELAAALATCK; from the coding sequence GTGGTTACCCTGACCCTGTTAGAACCGCAACAAAAAACACCTCTGAAACAGTGGTGCTTTGAAAATTCTTCCGTGATTCGCATCGGTCGTGCGGCGGATAATCATGTTGTGTTGACTGATAGTTTAGTTTCTCGCCATCATCTAGAAATTCGGCAGGTTGATGCTGGCGATAAAGTCGCTTTGTGGCAAGTGATTAGTAAGGGGACAAATGGGACTTTCCTGAATGGGGTTTTGGTAATTCAGGGTCAATTACCAGAAAATTGTTTGCTACAACTGGCACAAGGAGGGCCGATATTACAGTTTCAAGTCCAAGAAACAACAGCAGCAATTGAAGCCAGTTCATCGCCTGAGATTGAGAATTTCACAGAAAATAGTTCCCCTGAATTCTCATACCCCCAAGGTGGTAATTTATCTCCAACTTGCAACCATGAGGGTAATTCTCCTCAGAACTTGTTCTGTATTCACTGCGGACAGCCCCTGACTGTACAACACAAAATCCGCCATTACCAAGTGTTACGGACTCTCGGACAAGGTGGTATGGGTACTACTTATTTGGCTTGGGATGCAGCCGGAGTAATTGCTGGACACCCCAAATTGTTGGTGTTAAAGCAAATGAATGCCGATATGGCGAAAATTGCCAAAGCGCAAGAATTATTTGAACGGGAAGCCTATACTCTGAAATCCCTAAATCATCCAGGAATTCCCAAGTACTATGATTTTTTTGTGGAAGGTGGCAAAAAGTACTTGGCGATGGAATTGGTTCATGGCCAAGACTTAGAAAAACGTATTTACACCACAGGGCCAGTCACACCTAATCAAGCGATCGCCTGGATGATCCAAACTTGCAATATTTTAGATTACCTGCACAGCCAAGAACCACCACTCATCCACCGCGACATTAAACCCGCGAACCTGATGGTACGCACAGCTAATAATCAGATAGCAGTGTTAGATTTTGGCGCGGTGAAGGAAATCGGCACAACCCCAGGTACACGCATAGGTGCAGAAGGTTATTGCGCTCCTGAACAAGAACGGGGACAACCTCTGACTCAATCTGATTTGTATGCGATCGGCCCTACACTAATTTTTCTCCTCACAGGCGAAAACCCTTTTAAGTTTTATCGCCAAAAAGGGCGCGGTTTCCGGTTTGATGTGAGTAAAGTGCCGACAATGACACCTCAATTAACAGAAGTAATCGACCGCGTTACCGAACCTTTGCCACGCGATCGCTACCAATCTGCTCAAGAATTAGCTGCGGCCTTGGCGACTTGTAAATGA
- a CDS encoding phytanoyl-CoA dioxygenase family protein: MVTSKVLEKKIEPIEPDAMTLAVMLSTSELANYSDEIALNEAIEIFMNGYSSLTETRITPSDAHMAFRWLYCVTDGYFNDIVSEIINQFNPPYELDDIQGVLGELNKNEINYITEQIDNDGFYVFKEKLPIEICDRLREFALTTASLPYNPPFPHNKTFYDRHNLLAPTYHFDELELINNLEIQNLLTDTSILAVAQAYLGCKPIQDLVAMWWSTNFEKKANSAAAQLYHFDMDRIKFIKFFIYLSEVTPENGPHCYVKGSRKSKPPELLRDGRISDVEINQYYRQEDIVEITGLCGTIIAADTRGFHKGKPLISGERLVLQLEFSNSLFGGSYSPVILDNMSMNFINYIDRFRYTYSRFV, encoded by the coding sequence ATGGTAACAAGTAAAGTTTTAGAAAAAAAAATAGAACCTATCGAACCAGATGCCATGACTTTAGCTGTAATGTTATCTACTTCTGAACTAGCTAATTACAGTGATGAGATAGCCTTAAACGAAGCAATTGAAATTTTCATGAATGGCTATAGTAGTTTGACAGAAACTAGGATTACTCCTAGTGATGCTCACATGGCTTTTAGATGGCTATACTGTGTAACAGATGGTTACTTTAATGATATTGTATCGGAGATTATTAATCAATTTAATCCTCCATATGAATTAGATGATATCCAAGGTGTATTAGGAGAATTAAATAAAAATGAGATTAACTATATAACTGAGCAAATAGACAATGATGGGTTTTATGTATTCAAAGAAAAATTACCAATAGAAATATGTGATCGATTAAGAGAATTTGCGCTAACAACTGCAAGTCTACCCTATAATCCACCATTTCCCCATAACAAGACTTTTTACGATCGCCACAATCTATTAGCACCAACTTATCATTTTGATGAGTTGGAATTAATCAATAATCTTGAAATTCAAAATCTGTTGACAGACACTTCTATTTTGGCAGTGGCTCAAGCATATCTCGGATGCAAACCAATTCAAGATTTGGTAGCAATGTGGTGGAGTACAAATTTTGAGAAAAAAGCTAACTCTGCGGCGGCTCAACTCTATCACTTTGATATGGATAGAATTAAGTTTATTAAATTTTTTATCTACCTCAGTGAAGTCACGCCAGAAAATGGCCCTCATTGTTATGTTAAAGGTTCACGCAAGAGTAAACCTCCAGAGTTACTCAGGGATGGACGAATATCAGATGTGGAAATTAACCAATATTATCGTCAAGAGGATATTGTAGAAATCACAGGTTTATGCGGGACAATAATTGCGGCTGATACACGAGGATTTCATAAAGGTAAACCATTAATTTCAGGTGAGAGATTAGTTCTACAACTGGAGTTTTCCAATAGTTTATTTGGTGGTTCTTATAGTCCAGTTATTTTAGATAATATGAGTATGAATTTTATTAACTATATCGATCGATTCAGGTATACATATTCCAGATTTGTTTAA
- a CDS encoding serine/threonine phosphatase — translation MLICPQCEFENPNTNKFCQNCGASLSHKVCPECSAEVPANTQHCHNCGAECGTVWWAIVKRGIGELGAPSGDKGQWGLVTGKEEVKEIIEQEDSTALSPCLLSAGSYLDKEQRYQLLESLAAESAEVGVKVLDCQPYQISPIAAILANQQQGLATPALEANGIPSLAQTYMTLKSSNHPQIPKIHDAWQDGDLQVVLIEDRSHWQYLLDLWQKETTSSLQILSWCYQMTQLWALLEPVNCHYSLLELSNLRLDENQTIALQRLYVEPLNSKLEMEYVPPEVDETTAQEEAENLSISQAPPTVQALGQVWQELFRQSQRTQFGSVIQILGDLEQGKIQAIAQLRSRLAEVAQELEVTIIPTLEPMEAENTTSPTILQVDELEDTHGKADDMPTVVLSVQLSSLEDAGRTDVGRQRHHNEDYFGIETKIEKIELPKNRNLQARGLYILCDGMGGHAGGEVASELAVNTLRLYFQQNWTTNQLPTEESIREAVYLANAAIYEKNQQDARSGVGRMGTTLVMLLIQGNQAAVAHVGDSRLYSVTRKWGLEQVTVDHEVGQREITRGVEAAIAYARPDAYQLTQALGPRDETAINPDVDFFEINEDSLLILASDGLSDNDLLEANWQTHLLPLLSSGTNLEQGVTELIDLANQYNGHDNITAILVRAKVRPNLEGNS, via the coding sequence ATGCTGATTTGCCCTCAGTGCGAATTTGAAAACCCCAACACTAACAAATTTTGTCAAAATTGTGGTGCTTCTTTGTCCCACAAGGTTTGTCCTGAATGCAGTGCGGAAGTACCTGCGAATACCCAGCATTGTCATAACTGTGGTGCGGAATGCGGTACAGTTTGGTGGGCAATTGTCAAGAGAGGAATTGGGGAACTTGGGGCCCCCTCTGGGGATAAGGGGCAATGGGGACTGGTGACTGGGAAAGAAGAGGTAAAAGAGATAATTGAGCAGGAAGATAGTACTGCACTTTCTCCATGTCTATTGAGTGCAGGCTCTTATTTAGACAAAGAACAGCGTTATCAGTTATTGGAATCGCTAGCGGCTGAAAGTGCGGAAGTGGGTGTGAAAGTTTTAGATTGCCAACCTTATCAAATATCGCCAATTGCCGCAATCTTAGCCAATCAGCAACAGGGGTTAGCTACGCCAGCCTTGGAAGCTAACGGAATTCCTAGCTTGGCTCAGACTTATATGACTCTAAAATCCTCCAATCATCCACAAATACCCAAGATTCATGATGCTTGGCAAGATGGTGATTTGCAAGTGGTGTTGATTGAAGATCGTTCTCATTGGCAGTATCTACTTGATTTATGGCAGAAAGAAACAACCAGTTCGTTACAAATTTTATCCTGGTGCTATCAGATGACCCAATTATGGGCATTACTAGAACCAGTTAACTGTCACTACAGTTTGTTGGAGTTGTCAAATTTGCGGTTGGATGAAAACCAGACAATAGCCCTACAAAGATTGTATGTGGAACCTCTGAACAGTAAGTTAGAGATGGAATATGTTCCGCCAGAGGTAGACGAGACAACAGCACAGGAGGAAGCAGAAAATTTATCTATTTCTCAAGCACCTCCCACTGTTCAAGCTTTGGGACAAGTTTGGCAGGAGTTATTTAGACAATCCCAAAGAACTCAGTTTGGTTCGGTCATCCAGATTTTAGGAGATTTAGAGCAAGGTAAAATTCAAGCGATCGCCCAATTGCGATCGCGTTTAGCAGAAGTCGCTCAAGAATTAGAAGTCACTATCATCCCCACTTTGGAACCAATGGAAGCAGAAAACACCACCTCACCAACCATCCTGCAAGTAGATGAGTTAGAAGATACTCACGGCAAGGCTGATGATATGCCGACAGTTGTGCTGTCAGTACAGTTGAGTAGTCTAGAAGACGCTGGTCGGACTGATGTCGGTCGGCAAAGGCATCACAATGAAGATTATTTTGGTATTGAAACTAAAATTGAAAAAATAGAATTACCAAAAAACCGCAACTTGCAAGCTCGTGGTTTGTATATTCTTTGTGATGGGATGGGTGGACACGCTGGTGGTGAGGTAGCTAGTGAGTTAGCAGTTAATACTCTACGGCTATATTTTCAACAAAACTGGACTACTAATCAACTACCAACAGAAGAAAGTATCCGAGAGGCTGTTTATCTAGCAAATGCAGCAATTTACGAGAAAAATCAACAAGATGCCCGTTCTGGTGTGGGACGGATGGGTACTACTTTGGTAATGCTGCTGATTCAAGGTAATCAAGCCGCCGTGGCTCATGTGGGAGATAGTCGCCTTTATTCTGTCACTCGCAAATGGGGATTGGAACAAGTCACAGTAGATCATGAAGTCGGTCAACGAGAGATTACTAGAGGTGTGGAAGCAGCGATCGCTTATGCCCGCCCAGATGCTTACCAACTGACTCAAGCTTTGGGGCCTCGTGACGAAACAGCTATCAATCCTGATGTGGATTTTTTTGAGATTAATGAGGATAGTCTGTTAATTTTGGCTTCCGATGGGTTGTCAGATAATGATTTACTAGAAGCTAACTGGCAAACTCATCTACTCCCCCTATTAAGTTCCGGTACTAACCTAGAGCAAGGTGTTACAGAATTAATTGATTTAGCTAACCAATACAACGGTCATGACAACATTACTGCTATACTTGTCCGGGCAAAAGTTCGGCCAAATCTAGAGGGGAATTCGTAA
- a CDS encoding class I SAM-dependent methyltransferase produces the protein MHLLKLIFKQIIVLLKEPNYFEHYRVFFLSIIENFNQIFDEGFTQQLLRIYPIRLLVNVGRSIYFVDIMENLAVLESPTADVGKNAITHNLSAFENFQTFSIPRVDRLIKPFSSIELLNSNSSILVIGPRSEDDLLCLLGYGFKHEKIRGFDLISYSPWVDLGDMHAMPYEDNSWDAVIVGWVFNYSKAPANAAQEIIRVARNGAIIAIGIEYNPLTDEEIQKMYGYSIDGSRTQSVTDILNFFGESVDSVFFNHDIVAMQKDKQSELMVIFSLKK, from the coding sequence ATGCACTTATTAAAACTGATTTTTAAACAGATAATTGTTCTTTTAAAAGAGCCAAATTATTTTGAACACTACAGAGTTTTTTTCTTATCTATAATTGAAAATTTTAATCAAATTTTTGATGAGGGTTTCACCCAACAATTATTAAGGATATACCCAATCAGATTACTAGTAAATGTAGGACGCAGCATTTACTTTGTAGACATTATGGAAAATCTTGCAGTCCTTGAAAGCCCTACAGCAGACGTAGGCAAGAATGCAATTACTCATAACCTGAGTGCATTTGAAAATTTTCAGACTTTTAGTATTCCTAGAGTTGATAGATTGATTAAACCTTTTTCGAGCATAGAATTATTAAACTCAAACTCTAGCATACTGGTCATAGGCCCTCGTAGCGAAGATGATTTACTCTGCTTACTTGGCTATGGTTTTAAACATGAAAAAATCAGAGGATTTGATCTCATATCATACTCTCCTTGGGTTGATTTAGGAGATATGCACGCCATGCCATATGAAGATAACTCATGGGATGCTGTGATTGTAGGCTGGGTGTTTAACTATAGTAAAGCACCTGCAAATGCGGCTCAAGAAATCATTAGAGTAGCTAGAAATGGAGCTATTATTGCGATAGGAATAGAGTATAACCCACTAACAGATGAAGAAATTCAAAAAATGTATGGTTATTCCATTGATGGTTCACGTACTCAATCAGTGACAGACATACTTAATTTCTTCGGAGAATCTGTAGATAGTGTTTTCTTTAATCACGATATAGTTGCAATGCAAAAAGATAAACAAAGTGAGTTAATGGTAATTTTTTCCTTAAAAAAATAG
- a CDS encoding DUF4327 family protein — protein sequence MTQQVIHPMVKLQRNVQSLVESNIIKPSDSIWKIALLYGNDWQHWKQELLDFGFNMQDPISDLLAVENWDEG from the coding sequence ATGACTCAGCAAGTAATTCACCCAATGGTGAAATTGCAGCGTAACGTGCAATCACTCGTTGAATCGAATATTATCAAGCCAAGTGACAGCATTTGGAAGATAGCTTTACTTTACGGCAACGATTGGCAGCACTGGAAACAGGAGCTATTGGATTTTGGCTTCAATATGCAAGACCCGATTAGCGATTTGCTGGCGGTGGAAAATTGGGATGAGGGATAG
- a CDS encoding N-acetyl sugar amidotransferase, whose translation MSQLKRCARCLLPETHETIIFDQQGICNICRQHEVKQGKIDWDSKQKELDELIETYRGKYDYDCIVPFSGGKDSTWTLYYLVKRYGIKPLVVRFDHGFLRPNLLENTTRSLRKLGVDFHTFTPNWKVVQKLMLQSFLEKGDFCWHCHTGIFSYPMWVAIRYQTPLIMWGEPSAEYTAYYSYDQPEEVDEKRFNRYVNLGISAEDMLVRLQGAFDERDIKPFTYPPLKELRKINYRSVCLGSYIPWDVKRQYKIIQDELGWRGDRVENVPPGYEYEKIECYMQGVRDYIKYIKRGYTRPSHLAALDIRNNRLQTEEALELITEYEGKRPPSLDLFLEYTGLTEAEFLEIAMSHGVSPYKHEPSKVTPGDKVPDFEQWSRDGAMSREQTEIQLERWQRHNQ comes from the coding sequence ATGTCACAGCTAAAACGTTGCGCTAGATGTTTACTTCCCGAAACTCACGAAACTATCATTTTTGATCAACAAGGAATTTGTAATATTTGCCGTCAACATGAAGTTAAACAAGGCAAAATAGATTGGGATAGTAAGCAAAAAGAATTAGATGAACTGATAGAAACTTACCGTGGCAAGTATGACTATGATTGTATAGTTCCTTTTAGTGGTGGTAAAGATAGTACATGGACACTTTATTATCTTGTCAAAAGATATGGAATTAAGCCGCTAGTCGTCAGATTTGATCATGGTTTTTTGCGTCCCAACTTACTCGAAAATACAACCCGCAGTCTTCGCAAGCTAGGAGTTGATTTCCACACTTTTACCCCTAACTGGAAGGTTGTACAAAAACTTATGCTACAGAGTTTTCTAGAAAAAGGAGACTTTTGCTGGCATTGTCATACAGGTATATTTTCTTATCCAATGTGGGTGGCAATTCGTTACCAAACACCTCTAATTATGTGGGGTGAACCTTCTGCTGAATATACTGCTTACTATAGTTATGATCAGCCAGAAGAAGTAGATGAAAAACGCTTTAATCGCTATGTAAATTTAGGAATTAGTGCAGAGGATATGCTGGTGCGTCTGCAAGGTGCTTTTGATGAAAGAGATATCAAACCTTTCACATATCCACCATTAAAAGAACTGAGAAAAATTAATTATCGTTCAGTGTGTTTAGGTTCTTATATACCTTGGGATGTGAAGCGCCAGTATAAGATTATTCAAGATGAACTAGGATGGAGAGGCGATCGCGTGGAGAATGTACCACCTGGATACGAGTATGAAAAAATCGAATGCTATATGCAAGGTGTACGTGATTACATCAAATATATTAAGCGTGGTTATACTCGTCCTTCTCACTTGGCGGCGCTGGATATCAGAAATAATCGTTTGCAAACTGAAGAAGCTTTGGAACTAATTACTGAGTATGAAGGAAAGCGACCTCCCAGTCTAGATTTGTTTTTGGAATATACGGGTTTAACGGAGGCAGAATTTTTAGAAATTGCTATGAGTCATGGAGTTTCACCTTATAAACATGAACCAAGTAAAGTAACTCCGGGAGACAAAGTTCCTGATTTTGAGCAATGGTCAAGAGACGGTGCAATGTCACGTGAACAAACAGAAATTCAATTAGAACGCTGGCAACGGCACAATCAATAA